One window of the Populus nigra chromosome 4, ddPopNigr1.1, whole genome shotgun sequence genome contains the following:
- the LOC133692375 gene encoding serine decarboxylase-like produces the protein MEAIDAEPVHLNGKVAIEDFDLTVVEAENGDKQNGREIVLGRNVHTTCLEVTEPEANDESTGDKEAYMASVLARYRKNLMERTKHHLGYPYNLDFDYGALGQLQHFSINNLGDPFIESNYGVHSRQFEVGVLDWFARLWEIEKSEYWGYITNCGTEGNLHGILVGREVFPDGILYASRESHYSVFKAARMYRMGCVKVDCLVSGEIDCADFKVKLLANKDKPAIINVNIGTTVKGAVDDLDLVIQTLEESGFSQDRFYIHCDGALFGLMMPFVKRAPKVTFKKPIGSVSVSGHKFVGCPMPCGVQITRMEHINVLSSNVEYLASRDATIMGSRNGHAPIFLWYTLNRKGYKGFQKEVQKCLRNAYYLKDRLRDAGISAMLNELSSTVVFERPIDEDFVRRWQLACQGNIAHVVVMPSVTIEKLDDFVNELVEKRSTWYQDEKVRPPCIAADIGSQNCSCDLHK, from the exons ATGGAAGCTATCGATGCAGAGCCGGTTCACTTGAACGGGAAGGTTGCGATCGAGGACTTCGATCTGACGGTTGTGGAGGCGGAAAACGGAGATAAACAAAATGGAAGAGAGATTGTGTTAGGGAGGAACGTGCACACCACTTGCCTCGAAGTCACGGAGCCCGAGGCTAACGATGAATCTACCGGAGATAAAGAAGCTTATATGGCAAGCGTTTTGGCTCGCTACCGAAAAAACTTAATGGAAAGGACTAAACATCATTTAG GTTATCCTTATAATCTGGACTTCGACTATGGTGCTTTGGGCCAGTTGCAACATTTCTCCATCAACAATCTTGGTGACCCGTTCATTGAGAGTAACTATGGTGTACATTCAAGACAATTTGAAGTTGGTGTTCTTGACTGGTTTGCACGTCTTTGGGAGATTGAGAAAAGTGAATACTGGGGTTACATCACTAATTGTGGTACAGAAGGCAATCTTCATGGGATTCTAGTTGG GAGGGAAGTGTTTCCTGATGGAATTCTCTATGCATCTCGAGAGTCGCATTATTCTGTCTTCAAAGCTGCTCGAATGTATAGAATGGGTTGTGTGAAGGTTGATTGTCTGGTATCTGGCGAGATTGACTGTGCTGATTTTAAAGTTAAACTACTTGCTAACAAGGACAAACCAGCCATCATTAACGTTAATATAG GCACGACTGTCAAAGGAGCAGTTGATGATCTTGATCTTGTGATACAAACCCTTGAAGAAAGTGGATTTTCACAAGATCGATTCTATATTCACTGCGATGGAGCTTTATTTGGACTTATGATGCCTTTTGTCAAACGT GCACCGAAGGTTACTTTCAAAAAGCCCATTGGAAGCGTTAGTGTCTCTGGCCACAAGTTTGTGGGATGCCCAATGCCATGTGGCGTGCAGATAACAAGGATGGAGCACATTAATGTCCTCTCAAGCAATGTTGAGTACCTTGCTTCAAGGGATGCTACAATCATGGGAAGCCGCAATGGTCATGCCCCTATCTTCCTTTGGTACACGCTCAACAGAAAAGGATACAAAGGGTTCCAGAAAGAAGTGCAAAAGTGTCTCAGAAATGCTTATTACTTGAAGGACCGACTGCGTGATGCTGGGATTAGTGCTATGTTGAATGAGCTCAGCAGCACAGTTGTATTTGAGCGGCCTATAGATGAGGATTTTGTTCGCAGGTGGCAGCTAGCTTGCCAAGGGAATATTGCCCATGTTGTGGTTATGCCCAGCGTTACAATTGAGAAGCTGGATGATTTCGTGAATGAGTTGGTTGAAAAACGTTCAACTTGGTATCAAGATGAAAAAGTTCGGCCTCCTTGTATTGCAGCGGATATAGGAAGTCAGAATTGCTCTTGTGATTTGCACAAGTGA